Within Triticum dicoccoides isolate Atlit2015 ecotype Zavitan chromosome 1B, WEW_v2.0, whole genome shotgun sequence, the genomic segment AATTGGATAGCAACACGAAACTGATGAGACAGCGGGAGTGGGTGTCAGTAATTTATCACAGATATATCTTTTAGTGAACAAATCATCGTAAATCATTCCCAGACCAAGTAATAACAATATGCATATACCTTACTTATAGCTGTTTTTATGATGGTTTGTTTCTCCCGAGCAGGAACAATGGCGCTCAGTTCCTGCATTGCAAATTCATATTCTTACAAATGAAAGCTAATGCTGAAAAAGGCTTTTGCCCCGCTTTTTATATATAAAGCCACAACCGATACAGATGAAGCACACAAACGCACACCAACCCTGCTAGGGATACCAGCTATACAAGAGAAGCTCAAACAGCAAAATAGGTAGGAACAACAAAATAGAGAAGCTCAAATGAAAGGATAATGAGCGAATAGGTAGGAACATTCCAGTCCCAAAAAGCAAAGATAACAACACTGTTATAAGATAAGTACCTGTAGTCCAAGGCCCCAATTATTTAGAGCCTGCAATTAGAGAAGCAAACAAGTTAGGGGTAGAAGCAGCACTAATATGATAAGTGAATACTTAAAAAAATCAAAATTAAGAAACTGGAAATCGTAGTGATTTCATAATGTTTCATCTCATAGCTTTCCTCCAAAATGCATAACGGAGACAAATAAATACAAAATGATAAGACTAACTTAAGGTAACAGAAGATTTTCTGAACTCGCATCAAAATGTGTGCCGTTGTTATTAATAGAAAATCAAAGCAAAAGTGCAAAAAACCAAAACAAGACTAGGAGAAGATCTACTCTAATCTACAAAAAAGAGAGACGGGCGTCCCTCATAAGGCTGTAATCATGGGTCAAGAGGCCTAAAGGGCTTTTGGTCCTGCTGCCTTCGACAATCGACCTCGGCCAGAATCCCATTGACCAGCACCTGACAAACTGGCCTACATTGGCGAAAACACAGTCGTCTCTCAAATTCCAGATTTGCCAGTGGCAGGGTAATTCCCTTGGCCTTTGCACCAGTCTTTGTTCCCACCATGAACAACCATGAGTCCAAGCATAAAATAAATGAAGGATGCCAATTGAACGACaatatttttaaaatttgtttTGAATATCTTGGACATTTTGAGGTAAGAGCAGAGTTTGACCACGCCTATATCTTAGATGAACAAATTAGGCCATTTAAAATCAATTGTTTGAAATGGAAATATAGTAGGCCTGCCTCTATAGAAGGTTCCCTGCAACATATGTGAACTCCATATGTGATAGAATCTTACAGTAATGTTATCATCTCGAACTcttctcaacaacaacaacaacaacaacaaagacttcagtcccaaacaagttggggtaggctagaggtgaaacccataagatctcgcgaccaactcatggctctggcacatttaTGGTATTTTTTATCACATTTACATGTGTACTTTTTTGCTCAATGAATCAAATAGGACCATTTCTACCTTTTTGTTTCATCTTATATTGTGCCGTTAAGAACTTAAAATGAATTAAAAAAGGGTTCAGCGCTGACCTGCGGGCTATTCCAATTTAGCTGGACAGCCTTCTCATAATTCAGTATTGCCTGGGGGAAAAGGGAAATTGTATAAAATTGCATGCTATCATACTTCACCTATAAATTTAAAAGTTCTAGACAGTACAACAGTATATTTGGCATAAATAGGAATAACTATCAAGCTTCTGATATAGCAATAAAATATTAAAATCTCTGGTATGTACATCAGGAATGTCATATATCTGGAGGTGAGTGCTGGCAGAAGTTAAGCTGATGTATGTACCCTTGCAACAGAGAAAATACAGTTTCCATCTATTTGGCCCATGCCAAAGAGTTAAGTCAGTTAGAATAGCAATAAGTGCttcagcaaaaaaacaaaaactcttgctACAAGAAGTGATTCCATGACTGTTTCGAGAAGGTGCATTTAACCCAAACACCATGGAAGTAAAACATATGAACCAGAATCCAAAATCCACCCAATAGCCTGGTTTTTTAGAATGTGCATGAAACCAAAGGACACTGAGAACAAAAAATAGACACGGGAAGATTACTTATGTAAACCTCTAGGACTTCTTTTTTTCATCCTACCATCCCATTACGGAATTTATCTCTTTTTGAATCTGTTTTTTAATAGATTATGACTTCAAAATTTCTAACAAATCAACGTAAATACGAGGAATCTATAAGAAACTAAGCCTCAAGCGCTGTTATATCACTGTATAAGTATAGTTTACTATGTGTTCCTCAGAACATTAAGTAAATCATCTATCAGGGATGAGGTTCCATGctgcttactactccctccgtccagaaatacttgccggaggaatgaatgtatctagacgtattttagttctagatacattcatttttatgcatttctccgacaagtatttccggacggagggagtattcaactAGCCAAAGTGCAATTTTCAATCAAGTATGGAGGAGTATGCAGCCAAATTGTTCTATATTATTTAGAACAAAAGCGCATTTGATCATCTAAACAACAGAATCAACCAAAAGTGCATCACTCGCCAAGCCTCACAACCACTGCAGACCAAGTATAGTAATAGCAGACAGACATACTATCTGGTCACGGTAACATGAGAAAACTTCAGCGCTTAATACAAACAAAGCCTATACATATGTGAACCAACCAGTCTCCAGAAATCTTCGGCTTCTTTGGTACGACCTCGTATTTTAGCTCGATCAGCAATAGCAATGGCCCAGTTATAGTATGCCTAAAGGGAAAATAAACGTGTCAAAAAAAGAATCAATAGTCAAAATGTGGATATGTCCGTCAAGATATGAAGTGATGGACAGTGAACATTTATCCACTAGAACCATGAGGGCACATTCTGTACAACTAGCCAAGAGCTTAACAGACTAAATAATGAACGTGCCATAGTATTTTGCACAATATAAAACCAGAGAACTAATACACTATCAATTCAAATACCAAACCAATGTAACAAATAAGAAACTTACATCATAAAGAGTCAGGCAAAGTCGGGTAGCTTCAGCATACTTTTTGCAGGCCTCCTCAAGTAACGCGTCTTTGGAGGAACCAGAATTGGGGTCCACATTATCTGCACTCTCCTAAAATAATAATTTGAAAAGGGTGAGCACGTAATAACCTTGATATCAATCTTGTGATGTCCATTTTGCATGCATGGTTTAAACGACAAAAATCCAATTCCGCATTGGTCACAGTAAGTGTTAAGAAAGTTATTGTGCAAATATGGTTTAAGGGCTATAGATTTACCTGGAGGACTAGGGCCCAATTATAATATGCATCAGGGTCATCAGGATTTCTTTCAATTGCATTTAGATATCTGCATAACAGATCTTTAAGACTTGATAGCAGTAAAGAAATAAATACAGATGAAGTCCACAAAAATTTGTTGTCATTANNNNNNNNNNNNNNNNNNNNNNNNNNNNNNNNNNNNNNNNNNNNNNNNNNNNNNNNNNNNNNNNNNNNNNNNNNNNNNNNNNNNNNNNNNNNNNNNNNNNNNNNNNNNNNNNNNNNNNNNNNNNNNNNNNNNNNNNNNNNNNNNNNNNNNNNNNNNNNNNNNNNNNNNNNNNNNNNNNNNNNNNNNNNNNNNNNNNNNNNNNNNNNNNNNNNNNNNNNNNNNNNNNNNNNNNNNNNNNNNNNNNNNNNNNNNNNNNNNNNNNNNNNNNNNNNNNNNNNNNNNNNNNNNNNNNNNNNNNNNNNNNNNNNNNNNNNNNNNNNNNNNNGTAACTAGGTGAGCAAACCTTTTTCCAGCAAAAGCAAGAATCCTTTGGCGAGAACGACCTTCCTCGTCCACTCCAGTGACACTATTTATTAATTCCATGGCTACATCATGATGGGATGAAAACTGCTGCATGCTATCTCGGCTGGAAAGGATTGAAAAGAATTAACAGAACAGTTATCACTAAGAGCATTCTTGCAGAATTTTCGTTAGTAAAGAGAAAAAAAAAACAGTAAACAGTTCATTTGTAACGGTATAATCGATTAACAGAACAGTTGCAATTTGGCCACATGATGCAAAACAGCTTGTTCAGCGTCTGATGAAACACTCCTCTGCCAATACAAATGGAAAATGGAATATACTTGTATCGTTCATTTTTTAGACAGGACAACACAATATCAACACCTATGATGTTGCAGAATTGCAGTAAAATTGCATGCCAATTGCCGCTACCCTGATAAGAAACACGAAATGACACTAGAATAGCTGATCAGTAATATGTAGTACTATTTCAGCAGCTAACCACCAGAACAAAGCAACGACTCGAATGCACGATTCACATAGATGGCATGGGCCCCAACGTGAAGCGATCAAACAACATATTTGGATTCCATTATCCAAATGGCTTGGTACTAGGACGACCCAAGGCAAACAGCCTAACCAAGTCCCGGCGATATGCAGTACTGAATGGAGTGACGATCATGGCACAAGGACCGACGCGCGTCTGCACGAACCTGGACGAAGAACCCTCAGCATCGGCGGATCCGACCCCGTCCCCATCCCCAACGCCTCCGCCCCCGTCCGCCTCGCCGTCCTCCTTGATCTCACCGACGAGCTCCCGCGTGGTGAACGGCTGGGACCCCTCGGCGCCCAGCGCCGCCTTTgcctcctcctgcttcgccgtcGCCGATCGCGgcggctcctcctcttcctcccccgcctcgtcctccaccgccacctccacctccaccggcGCCCTGTCGCCCGCGCCGTCGGGGAATTCCCCGCCGTCCGCGGGTACGGGCCGCG encodes:
- the LOC119336399 gene encoding protein HLB1-like: MEQPTRPVPADGGEFPDGAGDRAPVEVEVAVEDEAGEEEEEPPRSATAKQEEAKAALGAEGSQPFTTRELVGEIKEDGEADGGGGVGDGDGVGSADAEGSSSSRDSMQQFSSHHDVAMELINSVTGVDEEGRSRQRILAFAGKRYLNAIERNPDDPDAYYNWALVLQESADNVDPNSGSSKDALLEEACKKYAEATRLCLTLYDAYYNWAIAIADRAKIRGRTKEAEDFWRLAILNYEKAVQLNWNSPQALNNWGLGLQELSAIVPAREKQTIIKTAISKFRVAIQLQFDFHRAIYNLGTVLYGLAEDTMRSGKPDISPNELYSQSAIYVAAAHALKPNYSVYRSALRLVRLMLPLPYLKVGYLTAPPANNAIAPHTDWERSQFVLNHEGLQKANASSQPPSQSMDRGRKPTRIAVEDIVSVSASADLTLPPGAGLCVDTVHGPRFLVADSWEALDSWLDALCLVYTIFARGKSDVLAGIITG